One genomic region from Erythrobacter mangrovi encodes:
- a CDS encoding NAD(P)H-dependent flavin oxidoreductase, translating into MKTRITEMFGIEHPIIQGGMHYVGFAEMASAVSNAGGLGIITALTLGTPEKLANEIARCKDMTDKPFGVNLTFLPTVNAPDYPGLVRVIIEGGVKVVETAGNNPVQVLPFFKDAGVKVIHKCTSVRHSLKAQAIGCDAVSVDGFECGGHPGEDDVPNMILLPRAADELEIPFVASGGQADARSLVASLAMGADGINMGTRFIATQEAPVHENVKRAIVAASELDTRLVMRPLRNTERVMTNDAVERLLEKERKLGPNLKFEDIIDEVAGVYPRIMTQGDMDAGAWSCGMVAGLINDIPTCKELIDRIMSEADQIIRGRLAGFVNA; encoded by the coding sequence ATGAAGACCCGCATCACCGAAATGTTCGGCATCGAGCACCCGATCATCCAGGGTGGCATGCATTATGTCGGCTTTGCGGAGATGGCTTCGGCGGTATCCAATGCGGGCGGGCTTGGCATAATCACGGCGCTGACTCTCGGCACACCGGAAAAGCTCGCGAACGAAATTGCCCGCTGCAAGGACATGACCGACAAGCCTTTCGGCGTGAACTTGACCTTCCTGCCAACGGTGAATGCGCCCGACTATCCAGGGCTCGTCCGCGTTATCATAGAGGGTGGGGTCAAGGTGGTCGAGACTGCCGGCAACAACCCGGTGCAAGTCCTGCCGTTTTTCAAGGATGCGGGGGTCAAGGTGATCCACAAGTGCACCAGCGTGCGCCACAGCCTCAAGGCCCAGGCGATCGGCTGCGACGCCGTAAGCGTCGACGGCTTCGAATGCGGAGGCCATCCGGGTGAGGATGACGTCCCCAACATGATCCTGCTGCCACGCGCAGCCGACGAGTTGGAAATCCCCTTCGTCGCCAGTGGTGGCCAGGCCGATGCGCGCAGCCTCGTGGCCAGCCTCGCCATGGGTGCTGACGGTATCAACATGGGCACGCGCTTCATTGCGACCCAGGAAGCCCCGGTGCACGAAAACGTGAAGCGCGCGATCGTGGCTGCGAGCGAGCTCGACACCCGCCTTGTCATGCGCCCGCTGCGCAACACCGAGCGCGTCATGACCAATGACGCAGTGGAGCGTCTGCTCGAGAAAGAGCGCAAGCTCGGCCCCAACCTCAAGTTCGAGGACATCATCGATGAAGTAGCGGGCGTCTATCCGCGCATCATGACGCAGGGCGACATGGACGCCGGCGCCTGGTCCTGCGGCATGGTTGCCGGCCTGATTAACGACATCCCGACCTGCAAGGAACTTATCGATCGGATCATGAGCGAAGCGGACCAGATCATCCGCGGTCGGCTCGCCGGTTTCGTCAACGCCTGA
- a CDS encoding acyl-CoA dehydrogenase family protein: protein MLDTSQRFAYNEDHEAFRDTVRKVFAEHMTPYLDQHEADGIVPRSAWKALGEAGMLCPTVKEENGGLGLDFGFNCVLCEELSYLGSSAGFTLQNDITANYIERLGTDEQRAKYLPGMVSGDVISAIAMTEPGAGSDLQGIRTTAVKDGNHLVVNGSKTYITNGQNADVIIVVAKTDPTQGAKGTTLVLVDADTPGFERGRNLDKIGQHSADTSELFFNDCRVPMTNILGGEGRGFIHLMEELPQERLGIAVGAQAAAQRAFDEAVKFTKDRKAFGKTVFEFQNTKFVLADLKAKIQVGWAHLDWAISKHLRGELTTDEASAAKLWHTDLQWEACDKALQLHGGAGYMNEYAIARLWRDARVTRIFGGTNEIMKEVISRSI from the coding sequence ATGCTCGATACCAGCCAGCGCTTTGCCTATAACGAAGACCACGAGGCCTTCCGCGACACCGTCCGCAAGGTCTTCGCCGAACACATGACCCCCTATCTCGACCAGCACGAGGCGGACGGCATCGTCCCCCGCTCGGCCTGGAAGGCGCTAGGTGAGGCGGGCATGCTGTGTCCGACCGTCAAAGAAGAGAACGGCGGCCTAGGCCTCGACTTCGGCTTCAATTGCGTGCTGTGCGAAGAACTGTCCTACCTCGGCAGCTCGGCCGGCTTCACGCTGCAGAACGACATTACCGCCAATTACATCGAACGCCTCGGCACTGACGAGCAGCGCGCGAAGTACCTCCCGGGCATGGTTTCGGGCGATGTGATCTCGGCCATCGCCATGACCGAGCCGGGCGCGGGTAGCGACCTCCAGGGTATCCGCACCACCGCGGTGAAGGATGGCAACCACCTCGTGGTGAATGGATCCAAGACTTACATCACCAACGGCCAGAACGCCGATGTGATCATCGTCGTCGCGAAGACCGACCCGACGCAGGGGGCCAAGGGCACCACGCTGGTGCTGGTGGACGCCGACACCCCGGGCTTCGAGCGCGGGCGCAACCTCGACAAGATCGGCCAGCATTCGGCAGATACGTCAGAGCTGTTCTTCAACGACTGCCGCGTGCCGATGACCAATATCCTTGGCGGCGAAGGTCGTGGCTTTATCCACTTGATGGAGGAACTGCCGCAGGAACGCCTGGGGATCGCCGTGGGCGCACAGGCCGCGGCGCAACGCGCCTTCGACGAGGCGGTCAAGTTCACCAAGGACCGCAAGGCCTTCGGCAAGACGGTGTTCGAATTCCAGAACACCAAGTTCGTCCTTGCTGACCTCAAGGCCAAGATCCAGGTAGGCTGGGCACATCTCGACTGGGCGATCAGCAAGCACCTGCGCGGCGAGCTCACCACCGACGAGGCGAGCGCGGCCAAGCTGTGGCACACCGACCTGCAATGGGAAGCCTGCGACAAGGCGCTGCAACTGCATGGTGGTGCGGGTTACATGAACGAATATGCGATCGCTCGTCTGTGGCGCGACGCGCGCGTGACCCGGATCTTCGGCGGTACCAACGAGATCATGAAGGAAGTGATCAGCCGTTCGATCTGA
- a CDS encoding aldo/keto reductase has product MDYVNLGRSGLKVSRLCLGCMSYGDTTRGWHGDWVLGEDDSRPFIREALESGINFFDTANMYSQGSSEEVIGRLLPEFAKRDEIVVATKVYFPWRQAPNTGGLSRKSLMQAIDASLTRLNMNYVDLYQIHRWDDETPIEETMEALHDIVKAGKARYIGASSMWAWQFAKAQEVARTNGWTRFISMQNHVNLLYREEEREMLPLCADQGVGVIPWSPLARGRLARGWDETTVRSETDGIAKLLYRQQEEADRAIVDAVGAIATERGVSRATVGLAWHFAKGITAPIIGATKPGHIAAAVAAMDLALTDSEVARLEEPYVPKSPAGIATPLQRNWTLSVPAS; this is encoded by the coding sequence ATGGACTATGTCAATCTCGGCCGATCGGGCCTCAAGGTCTCGCGCCTGTGCCTCGGCTGCATGAGCTACGGCGATACCACGCGCGGTTGGCATGGCGACTGGGTTCTGGGTGAGGATGACAGCCGCCCCTTCATCCGCGAGGCGCTCGAATCGGGGATCAACTTCTTCGACACGGCCAACATGTATTCGCAAGGCAGTTCGGAGGAAGTCATCGGACGGCTGCTGCCCGAATTCGCCAAGCGCGACGAGATCGTTGTCGCGACCAAGGTCTATTTCCCCTGGCGTCAGGCGCCCAACACCGGTGGCCTGTCGCGCAAGAGCCTGATGCAGGCGATCGATGCCAGCCTCACCCGCCTCAACATGAACTACGTCGATCTCTACCAGATCCATCGGTGGGACGATGAGACGCCGATCGAGGAAACGATGGAGGCGCTGCACGACATCGTGAAAGCGGGCAAGGCGCGCTACATCGGCGCGTCCTCGATGTGGGCATGGCAATTTGCCAAGGCACAGGAAGTGGCACGGACGAACGGCTGGACGCGCTTCATCTCGATGCAGAACCACGTCAACCTGCTCTATCGCGAAGAAGAGCGCGAAATGCTGCCGCTTTGCGCCGATCAGGGGGTCGGCGTCATTCCGTGGAGCCCGCTGGCGCGCGGAAGGCTCGCGCGCGGCTGGGATGAGACCACTGTCCGCAGCGAGACCGACGGGATCGCCAAGCTGCTGTACCGCCAGCAGGAAGAGGCGGACCGCGCGATTGTCGATGCAGTAGGGGCCATTGCCACGGAACGCGGCGTGTCGCGCGCGACCGTTGGGCTCGCCTGGCATTTCGCCAAGGGCATCACCGCGCCCATCATCGGTGCGACCAAGCCCGGCCACATCGCTGCCGCAGTCGCGGCCATGGATCTGGCACTCACCGATAGCGAAGTCGCGCGGCTTGAGGAGCCTTATGTCCCCAAGAGTCCTGCCGGTATTGCCACGCCGTTGCAGCGCAACTGGACGCTAAGCGTGCCCGCGAGCTGA
- a CDS encoding response regulator transcription factor yields the protein MQAINIFLTDRLGEEISDFVHGDMRYAFGRLYPEGPRRLVEGPVCAFVDWVMEDLSGLEMCRRLRADTRTADAHITIVLEEDDPDDKRRALRAGADDYMVGPIDRTAVLDRVMALQAGGGHARVTEQLQVGQLLIDAAALQARWAGEPLTLRPNEFRLLRFFAQNPDRVLTRAELIEALGKQEPPIDERTVDVWIGRLRRALRAKGAGDRVRTVRSLGYAYDSH from the coding sequence GTGCAGGCTATCAATATTTTCCTGACCGACCGGCTGGGCGAAGAGATTTCCGACTTCGTGCATGGCGACATGCGCTATGCCTTCGGGCGCCTCTACCCCGAGGGCCCCCGGCGCCTGGTGGAAGGGCCGGTCTGTGCCTTCGTCGATTGGGTGATGGAGGACCTGTCCGGCCTGGAGATGTGCCGCCGCCTGCGCGCCGATACGCGAACCGCCGATGCGCATATCACTATCGTGCTTGAAGAAGACGATCCCGACGACAAGCGCCGTGCGCTGCGTGCCGGCGCCGATGACTACATGGTCGGACCGATCGATCGCACGGCGGTGCTCGACCGGGTGATGGCGCTCCAGGCAGGCGGCGGCCACGCGCGGGTGACCGAACAGTTGCAGGTCGGCCAGTTGCTGATCGATGCCGCCGCGCTGCAGGCCCGCTGGGCGGGCGAGCCGCTGACGCTGCGGCCCAATGAATTCCGCTTGCTGCGTTTCTTCGCACAGAACCCCGACCGCGTGCTGACCCGAGCCGAATTGATCGAGGCGCTGGGCAAGCAGGAACCACCGATCGACGAACGCACCGTGGACGTGTGGATCGGCCGGTTGCGCCGCGCACTCCGCGCCAAGGGCGCCGGCGACCGCGTACGCACGGTGCGGTCGCTGGGGTACGCCTACGATTCACATTAG
- a CDS encoding DUF3658 domain-containing protein has protein sequence MIHVTFSDSGAGSLKWALRNLGKPRIVEPYIGELDWGPISPTDFSCRQAWKSSHLPFDDLKGWDWIEDAATGFQRRLDVSDEHLVWVVPHNAEELCGLHWYLDRFGGERATFVLVDSFPDARGEPPPKGIGELGPERMMYLVENAERETWDEGRFPRQRWRKLCEDSTNLRIVKNGVATSVAEDYFDQTILGRCQDAWRSINDAIVEVFEELRGEQHSVGMYLVMWRLRELALSGKIVTSREVRIELNHDFNDPIMLRLA, from the coding sequence GTGATTCATGTAACATTCTCTGATTCCGGCGCCGGGTCGCTGAAGTGGGCGCTTCGAAATCTAGGAAAGCCCCGGATCGTCGAACCTTATATTGGTGAACTTGACTGGGGTCCGATTTCGCCGACGGATTTCTCATGTCGGCAAGCGTGGAAGAGCTCGCATCTACCTTTTGACGACCTCAAGGGTTGGGATTGGATCGAAGATGCAGCCACAGGCTTCCAGCGCAGGCTTGATGTCAGTGATGAGCACCTGGTCTGGGTTGTTCCTCATAACGCCGAGGAATTGTGCGGACTGCACTGGTACCTTGATCGCTTTGGCGGTGAGCGGGCCACGTTTGTATTGGTCGACAGTTTCCCGGACGCGCGGGGAGAGCCACCCCCGAAAGGCATCGGCGAACTGGGGCCCGAGCGCATGATGTACCTGGTTGAAAATGCCGAGCGCGAAACGTGGGATGAAGGCCGCTTTCCTCGGCAGCGTTGGCGGAAACTCTGCGAAGACTCTACCAACCTTCGCATTGTCAAAAACGGCGTGGCTACGAGTGTCGCGGAAGACTATTTCGATCAGACCATTCTTGGTCGATGCCAGGACGCTTGGCGCTCGATCAATGACGCTATTGTCGAGGTATTTGAGGAGCTGCGGGGAGAGCAGCACTCAGTCGGGATGTACCTTGTAATGTGGCGCCTGCGCGAACTGGCCCTGTCGGGAAAGATCGTGACGAGCCGGGAGGTCAGGATAGAGCTCAATCACGATTTCAACGATCCAATCATGCTCAGACTAGCTTGA
- a CDS encoding TonB-dependent receptor, translating to MTWKRKPSFVNFMATASVVALGAAAAPAMAQDTADESPEENVIVVSGIRASLQDAMNIKRDAVGVVDAISAEDIGKFPDTNLAESLQRITGVSIDRSSGEGSTVTVRGFGPDFNLVVVNGRQMPTSTLGDGFSAPSSRSFDFANLASEGVAGVEVYKSGRASLPTGGIGSVINIKTPRPLDRPGFQGSIGVKGVYDTSRFEGTDVTPEISGIVSQTFADDRIGILLAGSYQDRKGSQAQFVTGNWRPGYAGAENNWGTLAQQGDPRFANIENRPGPTDVYQVPQSAAYDFYNFRRKRFNAQAVLEFAPTDTLKLRADYIFSQNTFNSRQDSIGVWFNHNDTSSSWTDGPAAGANFYSENFTAAEGKDLAITGAVGSNRSINHSIGGNITWEGLGGLKLELDGHHSTAESKPTSPYGSGIAVGTAIYGVRSQGVDYTSPLPVISVDLYPGSEIAASNIRPAGNAFRNAYFRDEINEVSFRGSYDFDASFIESLDFGVTYVENKVRSAFGVIQNDTWGGTLSAADTPDDLFNPRDLPGDISGLGGGNDPSIIPTYFQIDTGRLIQLLDSQLGICDRAPGDTCLAPFDTDRSIREETIAPYIQSFHKFTLGDAEGSLRLGLRYEETTVDSSALTPTPTGTVWAAQNEISLISTPGGTSTLSGKYDNWLPAIDFSLEPFDDVVLRASYSHTITRPTYNNLQGGITLATPLRVGAGGSQASAGNPDLLPYKSKNIDLSAEWYYDNASYVSVGFFHKDVKNFIGGGTTQTPLFDLPDPSQGAAAQAARAALGANATFDQIVDWVRVNRPADYDPNVGSNGGVIGRTGDPDVVFTFSQPFNSDQSASLWGWEFALQHNFWDTGFGVILNYTVINSDTSFDNTLPWTVTQFAVPGASDSANAVAFYDKNGFQARVAYNWRDKFLAGYDQDPYYIESYGQVDASASYEFKDGLTVFVEGINIFNEDRTGTRRNDQAIYFAAPGYARYAAGVRFTW from the coding sequence ATGACCTGGAAGCGCAAGCCCTCGTTCGTGAACTTCATGGCGACGGCATCCGTGGTTGCACTTGGTGCAGCAGCTGCACCAGCCATGGCTCAGGACACGGCAGACGAAAGCCCCGAAGAGAACGTAATCGTCGTTTCGGGCATCCGCGCATCGCTGCAGGATGCGATGAACATCAAGCGCGATGCGGTCGGCGTGGTCGATGCCATCTCGGCCGAAGATATCGGCAAGTTCCCCGACACCAACCTCGCCGAATCGCTCCAGCGCATTACCGGCGTGTCGATCGACCGCTCCAGCGGTGAAGGCTCGACCGTTACCGTACGCGGCTTCGGCCCGGACTTTAACCTCGTCGTAGTCAACGGGCGCCAGATGCCGACGTCGACACTGGGCGACGGCTTCTCCGCTCCATCGTCACGTAGCTTCGATTTTGCCAACCTAGCCTCGGAGGGCGTCGCTGGCGTCGAAGTCTACAAGTCGGGCCGCGCTTCGCTGCCGACCGGCGGTATCGGCTCGGTCATCAACATCAAGACCCCTCGCCCGCTCGATCGTCCTGGCTTTCAGGGCAGCATCGGGGTGAAGGGTGTCTATGACACGTCGCGTTTCGAGGGCACCGACGTTACACCCGAAATCTCGGGCATCGTCAGCCAGACCTTTGCCGACGACCGGATCGGAATTCTCCTCGCCGGCTCCTATCAGGATCGCAAAGGCAGCCAGGCACAGTTCGTCACCGGCAACTGGCGCCCGGGCTACGCTGGCGCGGAAAACAACTGGGGCACGCTTGCGCAGCAGGGTGACCCGCGCTTCGCCAATATCGAGAACCGCCCGGGGCCGACTGACGTCTACCAGGTCCCGCAGAGCGCGGCCTACGATTTCTATAATTTCCGGCGCAAGCGCTTTAACGCTCAGGCGGTGCTCGAATTCGCACCGACCGATACTCTCAAGCTGCGAGCCGACTACATTTTCTCGCAGAACACCTTCAACAGCCGCCAAGACAGCATCGGTGTGTGGTTCAACCACAATGATACATCGAGCAGCTGGACCGACGGCCCCGCAGCTGGCGCCAACTTCTACTCGGAGAACTTCACCGCCGCCGAAGGCAAAGATCTTGCGATAACCGGCGCAGTGGGCTCCAACCGCAGCATCAACCACTCGATCGGTGGCAACATTACCTGGGAAGGTCTGGGCGGCCTCAAGCTCGAGCTCGACGGACACCATTCGACCGCCGAATCCAAGCCGACCTCGCCCTATGGCAGCGGTATCGCAGTGGGCACGGCCATCTATGGTGTTCGCTCGCAAGGCGTCGATTACACCAGCCCTCTTCCGGTAATCTCGGTCGACCTGTATCCGGGTAGCGAAATCGCCGCATCGAACATCCGCCCTGCGGGCAATGCCTTCCGCAACGCCTATTTCCGCGATGAGATCAACGAAGTAAGCTTCCGCGGCAGCTACGATTTCGATGCATCTTTCATCGAAAGCCTCGATTTCGGCGTCACCTATGTCGAGAACAAGGTTCGCAGCGCCTTTGGCGTGATCCAGAACGACACCTGGGGCGGCACGCTGAGCGCAGCCGACACCCCGGACGATCTGTTCAATCCGCGCGACCTCCCGGGCGACATTTCGGGCCTCGGTGGCGGCAACGATCCGTCCATCATCCCGACCTACTTCCAGATCGATACAGGTCGCCTGATTCAGCTGCTCGACAGCCAATTGGGTATCTGTGATCGCGCACCGGGCGATACCTGTCTTGCACCGTTCGACACGGATCGCAGCATTCGCGAAGAGACGATCGCTCCCTACATCCAGTCGTTCCACAAGTTCACACTTGGCGACGCAGAGGGCAGCCTGCGATTGGGCCTGCGTTACGAAGAAACGACGGTCGACTCTTCGGCGCTCACGCCGACGCCAACCGGCACCGTCTGGGCGGCTCAGAACGAAATCAGCTTGATCAGCACCCCGGGCGGTACTTCGACCCTGTCGGGCAAGTACGACAACTGGCTGCCGGCGATCGATTTCAGCCTTGAACCGTTCGATGATGTGGTGCTGCGTGCATCCTACAGCCACACCATCACGCGTCCGACCTATAACAATCTGCAGGGCGGTATTACTCTTGCCACGCCACTGCGCGTTGGAGCTGGCGGTAGCCAGGCAAGTGCGGGCAATCCGGACCTACTACCCTACAAGTCGAAGAACATCGATCTCTCGGCAGAGTGGTATTACGACAATGCCAGCTACGTGTCGGTCGGCTTCTTCCACAAGGACGTGAAGAACTTCATCGGCGGCGGTACCACGCAGACCCCGCTGTTTGATCTTCCCGATCCGTCACAGGGTGCGGCGGCGCAAGCTGCACGTGCGGCTCTTGGTGCCAACGCCACCTTCGATCAGATCGTGGATTGGGTCAGGGTCAATCGCCCGGCCGACTATGACCCCAATGTCGGCTCGAATGGCGGTGTTATCGGTCGCACGGGCGATCCGGATGTCGTCTTCACCTTCAGCCAGCCGTTCAACAGCGACCAAAGTGCAAGCCTGTGGGGTTGGGAGTTCGCTCTCCAGCACAACTTCTGGGATACCGGCTTCGGCGTGATCCTGAACTACACGGTGATCAACAGCGACACCTCGTTCGACAACACCCTGCCGTGGACAGTGACCCAGTTTGCCGTGCCTGGGGCGAGCGACAGTGCCAACGCAGTGGCCTTCTATGACAAGAACGGCTTCCAGGCCCGTGTCGCCTACAACTGGCGCGACAAGTTCCTCGCCGGCTACGATCAGGATCCCTACTACATCGAATCCTATGGTCAGGTAGACGCCAGCGCGAGCTACGAGTTCAAGGACGGGCTCACCGTTTTCGTCGAAGGCATCAACATCTTCAACGAAGACCGCACGGGTACCCGCCGCAACGATCAGGCGATCTACTTCGCGGCACCGGGCTACGCCCGCTATGCTGCTGGGGTGCGCTTCACCTGGTAA
- a CDS encoding SDR family NAD(P)-dependent oxidoreductase, whose protein sequence is MADPLDFTGKTVLVVGGTSGIGNGIAHGFREHGATVHVTGTRGCADDYSADEGSDLVDLVFHRVDVSQPGGFEALELPDRLDVVVLCQGTVRYRREEFERAGWDTVMEVNLNSLMDCARAVRRKLAERGGSLIIVSSVGAYHAMIGNPAYAASKAGAVSLVGSLAQAWAGEGIRVNGIAPGLVPTKLTRVTTENEQRAAGAIARIPAGRMGTPADMAGAALFLASPLADYVVGQTIRVDGGMTLS, encoded by the coding sequence ATGGCAGATCCGCTCGATTTCACCGGGAAGACCGTGCTCGTGGTCGGCGGGACGAGCGGCATCGGCAACGGGATTGCGCACGGGTTCCGCGAGCACGGGGCGACAGTACATGTCACCGGAACCCGCGGTTGTGCCGATGACTACAGTGCAGACGAAGGCAGCGATCTCGTCGACCTCGTCTTCCATCGCGTAGACGTTTCGCAGCCCGGCGGGTTCGAAGCGCTCGAACTGCCCGACCGGCTCGATGTCGTGGTGCTTTGTCAGGGCACCGTTCGCTATCGCCGCGAAGAGTTCGAGCGAGCGGGTTGGGACACGGTGATGGAGGTCAACCTCAATTCGCTGATGGATTGCGCGCGCGCCGTGCGGCGCAAGCTGGCCGAGCGCGGCGGATCGCTGATCATCGTCAGTTCGGTGGGGGCCTATCACGCGATGATCGGCAATCCGGCCTATGCGGCGAGCAAGGCAGGTGCAGTGAGCCTGGTCGGATCACTGGCGCAGGCCTGGGCGGGCGAGGGCATTCGCGTCAACGGGATTGCGCCAGGCCTCGTGCCAACCAAGCTGACGAGGGTGACCACAGAGAACGAACAGCGTGCCGCAGGCGCCATCGCGCGCATCCCGGCAGGGCGAATGGGTACGCCTGCAGACATGGCCGGGGCGGCACTGTTCCTCGCCTCGCCACTAGCCGATTATGTCGTTGGCCAGACCATCCGGGTGGATGGCGGCATGACGCTATCCTGA